One Triticum dicoccoides isolate Atlit2015 ecotype Zavitan chromosome 4B, WEW_v2.0, whole genome shotgun sequence genomic window carries:
- the LOC119291222 gene encoding uncharacterized protein LOC119291222 isoform X1, whose product MEDCAATPVRRPADPSSPSLTPSPLSLRQWRPAAQRNLRNQWSRLLAAKTRWLDAAASGRSHAATLVNAYLSRSYMPGMDLGVLKDMPRIRDRASAKLAHKEVQCREMLLSAYKEMVCAMSDLVKASHAMRCFSKVSAGSPLVRFTDRQDDLNDLGDGGGAPVYRWVSMLEFENLAKELVEMFVSELQLKRLIVLDLLSINLKEGAGPSLEWSDELYDGELYEFQSIALGSGDSFPLPENWKADVFQGRRPGHAPSHEVLQVYLTCWLANVNIKTSRVDEIFELVGEEMQIKLR is encoded by the exons ATGGAGGACTGTGCAGCCACCCCTGTTCGCCGCCCTGCCGACCCCTCCTCCCCATCCCTAACCCCGTCTCCCTTGTCTCTGCGCCAGTGGCGCCCAGCGGCGCAGCGCAATCTGCGCAACCAGTGGTCGCGCCTGCTTGCCGCCAAGACCCGGTGGCTGGACGCCGCCGCCAGCGGCCGCTCCCATGCCGCCACACTCGTCAACGCCTACCTCTCCCGCAG TTACATGCCAGGGATGGATTTGGGGGTGCTCAAGGACATGCCCAGGATCCGCGACAGGGCGAGCGCCAAATTGGCCCACAAGGAG GTGCAATGCCGCGAGATGCTTCTATCAGCCTACAAGGAGATG GTCTGTGCCATGTCCGACTTGGTTAAAGCTTCTCATGCCATGCGGTGTTTCTCCAAAGTATCTGCTGGTAGCCCACTAGTCCGATTTACTGATCGCCAGGATGATTTGAATGATTTAGGGGATGGTGGAGGAGCTCCAGTATACAGATGGGTCTCCATGTTAGAATTTG AAAACCTCGCCAAAGAGCTTGTTGAGATGTTTGTTTCAGAGCTACAATTGAAG AGACTGATTGTCTTGGACCTCCTGTCAATTAACTTAAAAGAAGGTGCAGGTCCTTCATTAGAATGGTCAGATGAGCTATATGACGGGGAATTGTACGAATTTCAGAGTATTGCCTTGGGGTCTGGAGACAGCTTCCCACTACCTGAGAATTGGAAGGCTGATGTCTTTCAGGGACGGCGACCTGGACATGCTCCATCCCATGAGGTTTTACAG GTTTATTTAACCTGTTGGCTTGCTAATGTGAACATCAAGACGAGTAG AGTTGACGAAATATTTGAGCTTGTTGGGGAAGAGATGCAGATCAAACTGCGTTGA
- the LOC119291222 gene encoding uncharacterized protein LOC119291222 isoform X2, with the protein MEDCAATPVRRPADPSSPSLTPSPLSLRQWRPAAQRNLRNQWSRLLAAKTRWLDAAASGRSHAATLVNAYLSRSYMPGMDLGVLKDMPRIRDRASAKLAHKEVQCREMLLSAYKEMVCAMSDLVKASHAMRCFSKVSAGSPLVRFTDRQDDLNDLGDGGGAPVYRWVSMLEFENLAKELVEMFVSELQLKSIALGSGDSFPLPENWKADVFQGRRPGHAPSHEVLQVYLTCWLANVNIKTSRVDEIFELVGEEMQIKLR; encoded by the exons ATGGAGGACTGTGCAGCCACCCCTGTTCGCCGCCCTGCCGACCCCTCCTCCCCATCCCTAACCCCGTCTCCCTTGTCTCTGCGCCAGTGGCGCCCAGCGGCGCAGCGCAATCTGCGCAACCAGTGGTCGCGCCTGCTTGCCGCCAAGACCCGGTGGCTGGACGCCGCCGCCAGCGGCCGCTCCCATGCCGCCACACTCGTCAACGCCTACCTCTCCCGCAG TTACATGCCAGGGATGGATTTGGGGGTGCTCAAGGACATGCCCAGGATCCGCGACAGGGCGAGCGCCAAATTGGCCCACAAGGAG GTGCAATGCCGCGAGATGCTTCTATCAGCCTACAAGGAGATG GTCTGTGCCATGTCCGACTTGGTTAAAGCTTCTCATGCCATGCGGTGTTTCTCCAAAGTATCTGCTGGTAGCCCACTAGTCCGATTTACTGATCGCCAGGATGATTTGAATGATTTAGGGGATGGTGGAGGAGCTCCAGTATACAGATGGGTCTCCATGTTAGAATTTG AAAACCTCGCCAAAGAGCTTGTTGAGATGTTTGTTTCAGAGCTACAATTGAAG AGTATTGCCTTGGGGTCTGGAGACAGCTTCCCACTACCTGAGAATTGGAAGGCTGATGTCTTTCAGGGACGGCGACCTGGACATGCTCCATCCCATGAGGTTTTACAG GTTTATTTAACCTGTTGGCTTGCTAATGTGAACATCAAGACGAGTAG AGTTGACGAAATATTTGAGCTTGTTGGGGAAGAGATGCAGATCAAACTGCGTTGA